The genomic interval GTTCTCGCCGTCACGGCCCGGACGCCCCTCGCGGCCGCGCGGGAGGGGTTTCTCTTCGGGCTCGCCTTTCAGGCGGCGACCTTCGCGTGGTGGTACGACCTCCTCGTGAAGTGGGGGAGGCTGTCGCAACCCGAGGCGGCCGGCGTCTACCTCCTCCTCGCGATCCACGTCGCCCTCTTTTTCTCCCTCCTCGGGTTCTGGTCCCACCGGATCGCCGACCGACGCGGCCGGCCGCTCGCGCTCCTCGTCGGGCCCGCGATCTGGGCCGGGCTCGAGTGGATCCGCGGCTTCCTTTTCACGGGGCTCCCCTGGTCGCTCCTCGGGGCGACGCAAGCGAGAGCCCCCCTCTTCCTCCAGGTCGCGGATCTCGGGGGCGTCTTCGCCGTCTCGCTCGTCGTCGCGGCCGGGAGCGCCGCGGCCGCCGCGTGGTGGCTCCGCGCGCGGCGGGTGGCCTTCGTCCACCTCGCGCTGATCGCGCTCGCGGCCGCCTACGGCGCGGCGCGCCTCGCCCTCCCCGGTCACGTGGCGGATCGATCGATCAGGGTCGGCCTCGTGCAGGGAAACGTCGCCGAGGAGGAGAAGTGGGATCCCTCGCGCGCCCCGGCGATCTTCTCCGCCCATCTCGACGCGACGCGCCGCGCGGCCGCCGCCGGCGCGAAGCTCGTCGTCTGGCCGGAGTCAGCGGTTCCGTCGCCCCTCGTCTCCTCCCCCGCGTACCTCGGGGCGCTCGATCTCCTCGCGAAGGACCTCGGCGTCGACCTCCTCGTCGGGAGCGTGCACTACGAGAGGCGTGGTGCTCCCGACGAGAGGACGTACAACAGCGCCTTCCTCATCTCGGGGAGCGGCCACCCGATGCAGCGCTACGACAAGGTCCACCTGGTGCCGTACGGCGAGTACGTGCCGCTCAGGCGCTTCCTGGGGTTCGTCGAGAAACTCGTCGTCGAGGCGAGCGACTTCACCCCGGGGGCGCGTCCGCGCGTCCTGAAAGGAGCGGGGGCGACGCTCGGCCCCCTCGTCTGCTTCGAGGCGATCTTCCCGTCGCTCGCCCGGTCCGTCTCGCTCCAGGGGGCCGAGCTGCTCGTGAACCTGACGAATGACGCCTTCCTCGGCGATTCGGCGGGGCCCCGCCAGCATCTGGGGCTCGCGGTGATCCGGGCGGTCGAGGAGCGGCGGTACCTGGTCCGCGCGGCCAACACCGGCATCTCGGCCGTGGTCGATGATCGCGGTCGGGTGCTGCAATCGCTCGCGTACGGCGGGGCGGGGATCCTCGTCACGGACGTGCCCCTCGCCTCGGGGCTCTCGGTGTATGCCCGGGTCGGGGATGCCGTCAGCTGGATCTGTGTGATACTCTCGGCTCTCGCGCCGTTCGCGCCGTTCCCCTCCGGAGGTCGTTCATGGATGAAGAGCTACTTCGACGCCACACCGCGGTGAAGGACCGCCTCGAAGGGCTCCGGAGCTATCTTTGACCTCCCCGGGCGCCAGAAAGACCTCGATCAGCTGACTGCGCGCATGGGCGATCCCGGCTTCTGGGGGGATCCCGCCGCCGCGCAGGCCGTCAACCAGCGCCGCTCGAAGATCGAGGCAGCTCTCACCCTCGGCAAGAAGCTCTTCGCCGACCTCGACGATTCGGAGGTCCTCGTCGAGCTGGGGAGGGAGGGGGAGCCCGTCGAGGCCGATCTCGAGGCCGCCGTCGAGGACCTCTCGCGCCGGGCCGACGCCGTCGAGCTGCAGATGATGCTGCGCGGCGAGTACGATCACTCGAACGCCATCCTCAACATCAACGCCGGCGCCGGAGGCACGGAGGCCCAGGACTGGGCCGACATGCTCTACCGGATGTACCTCAGGTGGTGCGAGCGACGCGGCTACCGCGTCGAGGTGATGGACATCCAGCAGGGAGAGGAGGCGGGGATCAAGAGCGCAACCCTCCTCGTCTCGGGTGAGAACGCCTATGGGTACCTGAGAGCGGAGAACGGCGTCCACCGGCTGGTGCGGATCAGCCCCTACGACGCGAACGCAAGGCGGCACACGTCGTTCGCCGCCGTCTACGCGACCCCGGATCTCGACGAGACCATCGAGATCAAGATCGAGGACAAGGACCTGCGGGTCGACACGTACCGCAGCAGCGGCGCGGGCGGCCAGCACGTGAACGTGACCGACTCGGCGGTCCGGATCACGCATCTTCCCAGCGGCCTCGTCGTCGCCTGCCAGAACGAGCGGTCCCAGCACCGGAACCGCGAGATGGCCATGAGAGTCCTGAGGTCGCGCCTCTACGACATGGAGATGAAGAAGCAGGACGAGAAGCGATCCAGGGTGGAGGGGACGAAGCGCGAGATCGGCTTCGGGAGCCAGATCCGCTCGTACGTCCTGCACCCGTACAAGCAGGTGAAGGACCTCAGGACGGGCGAGATCAGCACCCAGCCGCAGGACGTCCTGGACGGCGACATCGACGATTTCATCCGCACGTACCTGCTCGCCGCCGGCACAGGGACGTTGGGCAAGACGGTCGTCGCCGACGATTGAGACGGCCCGTTCGCCGCGTCGTCGCCTTGACGGTCCGGATCGCCGACTTTATATTGGCACGTCGTTTTCTGTCTCGATAAGTTCATGACAATCAACAACATGAGTGACATCGCGCTCGACCAGAGGGGCCAGGAGATCCTGGGGGCCGTCGTCGAGCAGTACGTCCGCTCGGGGGAGCCCGTCGGATCGAGAACGCTCGCGCAGAAGAGCTCCGAGCACCTCAGCGCGGCCACGATCCGGAACACCATGGCCGATCTCGAGCAGCTCGGGCTCCTCGAGCAGCCGCACACCTCGGCCGGAAGGATTCCGACGGAGCTGGGGTACCGGGTCTACGTGAACAACCTGATGCGGGGGCACCCCATCGCGCGCGCCGACGAGCAGTTCATCCACGCTTCCTTGGGGCAGCCGGTGACCGACGCGGCCGCGCTCTTCGGGCAGGTCTCGCGCGTCCTCTCGCAGCTCACGAACCAGATCGGCGTCGTCATCACGCCGAACGTCTCGCGCGTCAGGCTCCGGCACCTCGAGTTCGTGCAGCTCGCCTCGAGGCGCGTCGTCGCGATCCTCGTCGCCGAGACCGGAATCATCCACAACAAGGTCTTCGAGACCGAGGACGAATACGCGCAGGATCAGCTCGATCGCGCCGGCAGGTTCCTCACCGAGACGTTCCAGGGGATGACTCTCCCCGAGACGCGCGAGAGGATCGTCGCCATGATGGCCGAGGAGAAGGCCCTCTACGACCGGCTGCTGAAGGACGCGATCACGCTCGCCCAGGCGTCGGTGGACCAGATGCCCGAAGAGCCGACCGAGAGACACGTCTTCGTGGAGGGGACCTCGAACCTGCTCGACAGCCCCGACTTCGCCGACGCCGAGCGCCTGAAGGCCATCTTCCGCACGTTCGAGGAGAAGCACCGGATCCTCCGCATCCTCAACCGGTGCCTCGAGGAGGGCCATCCCGGCGTGAAGGTCCTGATCGGATCGGAGACCGACCTGCCCGAGCTGAACCAGTGCACGCTCATCACGTCGGCCTACGGCCCCGAGGGGCAGCCGCTCGGCGCGCTCGGAGTGCTCGGCCCGACTCGCATGGAGTACGCGAAGGCGGTCGCGCTCGTCGACTACGTCTCGCGATTCTTCGGCACGCTCCTCAAGCCCTACACGCTCTGACGGGGAGAGGGAAGATGTCCGACGGAACCGGCAAGCCCGAGAAGATCAACCTCGACGAGATCCTCGGCGGGATGGACGACTCCCAGAAGCCGGGGAGCGACGACTCGTCGATCGAGATCATCGGGGACACCTCCCCGGGAACCCCGCACGCGTCGTCGCACGCGGTGTCGGCGCGCCTCCAGGAGGCGCTCGCCGAGAAAGACCGCGTCCACGACCTGTACCTCCGGGCGCGGGCCGATCTCGAGAACTTCAAGCGCCGCATGGAACGGGAGCGCGACGAGGATCGCGCCCGCGCCGGAAGCGCGGTGCTGCGGGAGATCATCCC from Acidobacteriota bacterium carries:
- the lnt gene encoding apolipoprotein N-acyltransferase, encoding MRRAAVALVSGGLLAAAFPPLDLSWAGWFLAAPLFVLAVTARTPLAAAREGFLFGLAFQAATFAWWYDLLVKWGRLSQPEAAGVYLLLAIHVALFFSLLGFWSHRIADRRGRPLALLVGPAIWAGLEWIRGFLFTGLPWSLLGATQARAPLFLQVADLGGVFAVSLVVAAGSAAAAAWWLRARRVAFVHLALIALAAAYGAARLALPGHVADRSIRVGLVQGNVAEEEKWDPSRAPAIFSAHLDATRRAAAAGAKLVVWPESAVPSPLVSSPAYLGALDLLAKDLGVDLLVGSVHYERRGAPDERTYNSAFLISGSGHPMQRYDKVHLVPYGEYVPLRRFLGFVEKLVVEASDFTPGARPRVLKGAGATLGPLVCFEAIFPSLARSVSLQGAELLVNLTNDAFLGDSAGPRQHLGLAVIRAVEERRYLVRAANTGISAVVDDRGRVLQSLAYGGAGILVTDVPLASGLSVYARVGDAVSWICVILSALAPFAPFPSGGRSWMKSYFDATPR
- the prfB gene encoding peptide chain release factor 2 (programmed frameshift); this translates as MDEELLRRHTAVKDRLEGLRSYLDLPGRQKDLDQLTARMGDPGFWGDPAAAQAVNQRRSKIEAALTLGKKLFADLDDSEVLVELGREGEPVEADLEAAVEDLSRRADAVELQMMLRGEYDHSNAILNINAGAGGTEAQDWADMLYRMYLRWCERRGYRVEVMDIQQGEEAGIKSATLLVSGENAYGYLRAENGVHRLVRISPYDANARRHTSFAAVYATPDLDETIEIKIEDKDLRVDTYRSSGAGGQHVNVTDSAVRITHLPSGLVVACQNERSQHRNREMAMRVLRSRLYDMEMKKQDEKRSRVEGTKREIGFGSQIRSYVLHPYKQVKDLRTGEISTQPQDVLDGDIDDFIRTYLLAAGTGTLGKTVVADD
- the hrcA gene encoding heat-inducible transcription repressor HrcA — encoded protein: MSDIALDQRGQEILGAVVEQYVRSGEPVGSRTLAQKSSEHLSAATIRNTMADLEQLGLLEQPHTSAGRIPTELGYRVYVNNLMRGHPIARADEQFIHASLGQPVTDAAALFGQVSRVLSQLTNQIGVVITPNVSRVRLRHLEFVQLASRRVVAILVAETGIIHNKVFETEDEYAQDQLDRAGRFLTETFQGMTLPETRERIVAMMAEEKALYDRLLKDAITLAQASVDQMPEEPTERHVFVEGTSNLLDSPDFADAERLKAIFRTFEEKHRILRILNRCLEEGHPGVKVLIGSETDLPELNQCTLITSAYGPEGQPLGALGVLGPTRMEYAKAVALVDYVSRFFGTLLKPYTL